One genomic segment of Streptomyces niveus includes these proteins:
- a CDS encoding beta strand repeat-containing protein: MASSTTTLTSSPNPSVCGEPVTFTVQVSPVPPETTTPTGTVSVIISDDGPTLVGTLDAAGQTQVTIDDLSVGTHQAIAAYSGDSTFDPSSSGLLNQVVNAADTTTVVTASPSPSVCGETVTLCVTVTIDPPGTGTPTGTVTFTGPGGLNQTAMLDGSGHACVTTTVLSTGTVTVTYSGDDCAASSTGSVDVTVNQADTTTVVTASPESSVCGQPVTLCATVTIEPPGAGVPTGTVTFTGPGGFSQTAVLDPAGQVCVTTGSLVTGTVTAAYNGDSCAAPSNGTVDVTVNEALTNIDVTVTPDPSVCGQSVTVCATVTTQSPGSGTPTGSVTFTADGGLNQTVPLDAGGQACVTTTTLVTGEVSAVYNGEGPCFAGSAEAVAVTVDQATTTTLVTAIPDPSVCGELVTVCATVTIDPPGSGAPTGTVTFTGPGGLNQTVTLDATGEACITTTALATGTITATYNGDSCALSSTGSTDVTVNPADTTTTLAVTPDPSVCGQPVTFCATVTTDAPGSGVPTGTVTFTAPGGFSQTAVLGPTGQACVTTTTLTTGTVTVLYNGAACFNPSTGTADVTVNEASTTTVVTATPNPSVCGQTVSLCATVTTDPPGSGTPTGTVTFTGPGGLNQTVALNGAGQACLTATSLATGTVTATYNGEGPCFAGSSGTVAVTVGPADTTTTVTAVPGPSVCGELVTVCASVTVDPPGSGTPTGTVTFTGPGGLNQTVTLDATGGACLTTTALETGTITATYNGSSCANPSAGTVDVTVNPATTTTTVTATPDPSVCGQTVTFCASVTIDPPGSGTPTGTVTFTGPGGLNQTVPLNAAGEACFTAPATLSGTVTATYNGDDCAAPSTGTVDVTVNEASTTTVVTAAPDPSVCGQLVTVCATVTTNAPGSGTPTGTVTFTGPGGLNQTVSLDPSGEACLTTTTLASGTVTAVYNGEGPCFAASSDTVTVTVNPATTTTTVTAAPDPSVCGQSVTVCATVSTNAPGSGTPTGTVTFTGPGGLNQTVPLNASGQACFTTTSLSSGTVTATYNGAACFTTSSGTASVTVNPASTSTAVSLTPNPSVCGQSVTVCATVSTNAPGSGTPTGTVTFTGPGGLNQTVPLNASGQACFTTTSLSSGTVTATYNGAPCFTGSTGTATVTVNPATTTTTVTAAPNPSVCGQSVTVCATVTTNAPGSGTPTGTVTFTGPGGLNVTVPLNAGGQACLSSTSLSSGTVTATYNGEGPCFAASSGSVALAVNPAATTTTVTATPNPSVCGQSVTLCATVTANAPGSGTPTGSVTFTAPGGLNVTVPLNAAGQACFSSTSLITGTVTAVYNGSSCFLPSTGAASLTVNPAATTTTVTATPATSVCGQSVTLCATVTITPPGSGTPTGTVTFTGPGGLNQTVPLNASGQACITTTSLSSGTVTATYNGTSCAGGSSGSVAVTVNEAATTTTVTATPATSVCGQSVTVCAMVTTNAPGSGTPTGTVTFTGPGGLNQTVPLNASGQACFTTTSLSSGTVTATYNGEGPCFAGSSGTVAVTVNPATTSTAVSLTPNPSVCGQSVTVCATVTTNAPGSGTPTGTVTFTGPGGLNQTVAVNAAGQACFSSTSLSSGTITAHYNGAPCFTGSTGTATATVNPATTTTTVTATPNPSVCGQSVTVCATVTTTAPGSGTPTGTVTFTGPGGLNQTVPLNASGQACFSSTSLSSGTITAHYNGAPCFGASTGSVVINATSVATTLTAAPQQVRLRLNGTFVIQTMNATLRNAATNAPIPGMTVTFTANAVSGPILIGTAVTNASGVATLAPPTVTVPSTIVTASSYTASFAAAACFARSSVTAGLTFVPIPPVP; this comes from the coding sequence ATGGCCAGTTCCACCACCACGCTGACATCGTCTCCCAATCCATCGGTCTGCGGGGAGCCGGTCACCTTTACCGTCCAGGTCTCCCCGGTACCGCCGGAGACCACCACCCCGACCGGCACCGTCAGCGTCATCATCAGCGACGACGGGCCCACGCTCGTCGGCACCCTGGACGCCGCCGGCCAGACCCAGGTCACCATCGACGACCTGAGCGTCGGCACCCACCAGGCGATCGCCGCCTACAGCGGCGACAGCACCTTCGACCCGTCGTCGTCCGGCCTCCTGAACCAGGTCGTCAACGCCGCGGACACCACCACCGTCGTGACGGCCAGCCCGAGCCCCTCGGTCTGCGGCGAGACCGTCACCCTCTGCGTAACCGTCACCATCGACCCGCCCGGCACAGGTACCCCGACCGGCACCGTCACCTTCACCGGTCCCGGCGGGCTGAATCAGACCGCCATGCTCGACGGCAGCGGCCACGCCTGTGTGACGACGACGGTGCTGAGCACCGGCACCGTCACGGTCACCTACAGCGGCGACGACTGCGCCGCGAGCTCCACGGGCAGCGTCGACGTGACGGTCAACCAGGCGGATACGACGACGGTGGTGACGGCCAGCCCCGAATCGTCGGTCTGTGGCCAGCCGGTCACCCTCTGCGCGACGGTCACCATCGAGCCGCCCGGCGCCGGCGTCCCCACGGGCACGGTGACCTTCACCGGTCCCGGCGGCTTCAGCCAGACCGCCGTGCTGGACCCCGCCGGCCAGGTCTGCGTGACGACCGGCTCACTGGTCACCGGCACGGTGACCGCCGCCTACAACGGCGACTCCTGTGCCGCGCCGTCCAACGGCACGGTCGACGTGACGGTGAACGAGGCACTGACGAACATCGACGTCACGGTCACCCCCGACCCGTCCGTGTGCGGACAGAGCGTCACCGTCTGCGCGACGGTCACCACCCAGTCACCGGGTTCGGGCACACCGACGGGCTCGGTGACCTTCACGGCCGATGGCGGTCTCAACCAGACCGTCCCCCTCGACGCCGGTGGCCAGGCCTGTGTCACCACCACCACACTGGTCACCGGAGAGGTCTCCGCCGTCTACAACGGCGAGGGCCCGTGCTTCGCGGGCTCCGCGGAAGCAGTCGCGGTCACGGTCGACCAGGCCACGACCACCACCTTGGTCACCGCCATCCCCGATCCGTCGGTCTGCGGCGAGCTGGTGACGGTCTGTGCGACGGTCACCATCGACCCGCCCGGCTCGGGTGCGCCCACGGGTACGGTGACGTTCACCGGTCCCGGCGGGCTGAACCAGACCGTCACCCTGGACGCCACCGGCGAGGCGTGCATCACGACCACCGCGCTGGCCACCGGCACGATCACGGCCACCTACAACGGCGACAGCTGCGCACTGAGTTCGACCGGCAGCACGGACGTGACGGTCAACCCGGCAGACACCACGACCACCCTTGCCGTCACCCCGGATCCGTCGGTGTGCGGCCAGCCGGTGACGTTCTGCGCGACGGTCACCACCGACGCGCCCGGTTCGGGCGTTCCGACGGGCACGGTGACGTTCACGGCTCCGGGCGGTTTCAGCCAGACCGCCGTGCTGGGCCCCACCGGACAGGCCTGCGTGACCACCACCACGCTGACCACCGGGACGGTCACGGTCCTCTACAACGGCGCGGCGTGCTTCAACCCGTCCACCGGCACAGCAGATGTGACGGTGAACGAGGCGTCGACGACCACGGTGGTCACCGCCACCCCCAACCCGTCCGTCTGCGGCCAGACGGTGAGCCTGTGCGCCACGGTGACGACCGACCCGCCAGGTTCGGGCACCCCGACCGGCACCGTCACCTTCACCGGGCCCGGCGGGCTCAACCAGACGGTGGCTCTGAACGGCGCAGGCCAGGCCTGCCTCACGGCGACCTCCCTGGCCACCGGCACGGTCACCGCCACGTACAACGGTGAGGGCCCCTGCTTCGCCGGCTCGTCCGGTACCGTCGCCGTCACGGTCGGCCCCGCCGACACCACCACCACGGTGACGGCAGTGCCCGGCCCCTCGGTCTGCGGTGAGCTGGTGACGGTGTGCGCGAGCGTCACCGTCGACCCGCCCGGTTCGGGTACGCCCACGGGCACGGTGACGTTCACCGGTCCCGGCGGGCTCAACCAGACCGTCACCCTGGACGCCACGGGCGGGGCCTGCCTGACCACCACCGCGCTGGAGACCGGCACGATCACGGCCACCTACAACGGCAGTTCCTGCGCCAACCCGTCCGCCGGCACCGTCGACGTCACGGTCAACCCGGCGACGACCACCACGACCGTGACCGCGACCCCCGACCCGTCGGTGTGCGGCCAGACGGTCACGTTCTGCGCGAGCGTCACCATCGACCCGCCCGGTTCGGGTACGCCGACGGGTACGGTGACGTTCACCGGCCCGGGCGGGCTGAACCAGACGGTGCCGTTGAACGCGGCCGGCGAGGCCTGCTTCACCGCCCCCGCCACGCTCTCCGGCACCGTCACGGCCACCTACAACGGTGACGACTGTGCCGCGCCGTCCACCGGCACGGTCGACGTGACGGTGAACGAGGCGTCGACGACCACGGTGGTCACGGCGGCCCCCGACCCGTCGGTGTGCGGGCAGTTGGTGACGGTGTGTGCGACGGTGACCACGAACGCGCCGGGTTCGGGTACGCCCACGGGCACGGTGACGTTCACCGGTCCGGGCGGGCTCAACCAGACGGTAAGCCTGGACCCGAGCGGTGAGGCCTGCCTGACGACTACCACCCTGGCCTCGGGTACCGTCACCGCCGTCTACAACGGCGAGGGCCCGTGCTTCGCCGCGTCCAGCGATACCGTCACGGTCACAGTCAACCCGGCGACGACGACCACGACGGTGACGGCGGCCCCCGACCCGTCGGTGTGCGGGCAGTCGGTGACGGTGTGTGCGACGGTGTCGACGAACGCTCCGGGTTCGGGTACGCCGACCGGGACGGTGACGTTCACCGGTCCCGGCGGGCTCAACCAGACAGTCCCGCTGAACGCGAGTGGTCAGGCGTGCTTCACCACGACGTCGCTGTCCTCCGGCACGGTCACCGCCACATACAACGGCGCAGCCTGCTTCACCACGTCTAGCGGCACCGCCTCCGTCACGGTCAACCCGGCCTCGACCAGCACCGCGGTCTCGCTCACGCCGAATCCGTCGGTGTGCGGGCAGTCGGTGACGGTGTGTGCGACGGTGTCGACGAACGCTCCGGGTTCGGGTACGCCCACGGGGACGGTGACGTTCACGGGCCCGGGTGGGCTGAACCAGACGGTGCCGTTGAACGCGAGTGGTCAGGCGTGCTTCACCACGACGTCGCTGTCCTCCGGCACGGTCACCGCCACGTACAACGGCGCACCGTGCTTCACAGGTTCCACCGGCACGGCCACCGTCACGGTCAACCCGGCGACGACCACCACGACGGTCACGGCGGCCCCCAACCCGTCGGTGTGCGGGCAGTCGGTGACGGTGTGTGCGACGGTTACCACCAACGCGCCCGGTTCGGGTACGCCCACCGGGACGGTGACGTTCACCGGCCCCGGCGGCCTGAACGTCACGGTGCCGCTGAACGCCGGCGGCCAGGCGTGCCTGAGCAGCACGTCCCTGTCCTCCGGCACGGTCACCGCCACGTACAACGGTGAGGGCCCTTGCTTCGCGGCCTCTTCGGGCTCCGTCGCCCTCGCCGTCAATCCGGCCGCCACCACCACGACCGTGACAGCCACGCCGAACCCGTCCGTCTGCGGCCAGTCGGTCACGCTCTGCGCAACCGTCACCGCCAACGCGCCGGGCTCCGGCACGCCGACCGGCTCCGTCACCTTCACCGCACCCGGCGGCCTGAACGTGACGGTGCCGCTGAACGCCGCCGGACAGGCGTGCTTCTCCAGCACCTCGCTGATCACCGGCACCGTCACCGCCGTGTACAACGGCAGCAGCTGCTTCCTGCCGTCCACCGGCGCCGCCTCCCTCACGGTCAATCCGGCCGCCACCACCACGACCGTGACGGCGACACCGGCGACATCGGTGTGCGGCCAGTCGGTCACACTCTGCGCGACGGTCACCATCACCCCACCGGGTTCGGGCACACCCACCGGGACGGTGACGTTCACCGGCCCCGGCGGGCTCAACCAGACAGTCCCGCTGAACGCGAGTGGTCAGGCCTGCATCACCACGACGTCGCTGTCCTCCGGCACGGTCACCGCCACGTACAACGGCACCAGCTGCGCCGGCGGCTCCAGCGGGTCCGTCGCCGTTACCGTGAACGAGGCGGCGACCACGACGACCGTCACGGCGACCCCCGCCACGTCCGTCTGCGGTCAGTCGGTGACGGTCTGCGCCATGGTCACCACCAACGCGCCGGGTTCGGGTACGCCCACGGGTACGGTGACGTTCACGGGCCCGGGCGGGCTCAACCAGACGGTGCCGTTGAACGCGAGTGGTCAGGCGTGCTTCACCACGACGTCGCTGTCCTCCGGCACGGTCACCGCCACGTACAACGGCGAGGGCCCGTGCTTCGCCGGCTCGTCCGGCACCGTCGCTGTCACGGTCAACCCGGCGACGACCAGCACCGCGGTCTCGCTCACGCCGAATCCGTCGGTGTGCGGGCAGTCGGTGACGGTGTGTGCGACGGTTACGACGAACGCGCCGGGTTCGGGTACGCCGACGGGCACGGTGACGTTCACGGGTCCTGGTGGTCTCAACCAGACGGTCGCCGTCAACGCCGCCGGCCAGGCCTGCTTCAGCTCCACCAGCCTGTCCTCCGGCACCATCACCGCCCACTACAACGGCGCACCGTGCTTTACCGGTTCCACCGGCACGGCCACCGCCACGGTCAACCCGGCGACGACCACCACGACGGTCACGGCGACACCCAACCCGTCCGTGTGCGGGCAGTCGGTGACGGTGTGTGCGACGGTCACCACCACCGCGCCGGGTTCGGGCACGCCCACCGGGACGGTGACGTTCACGGGTCCTGGCGGGCTCAACCAGACAGTCCCGCTGAACGCCAGCGGCCAGGCCTGCTTCAGCTCCACCAGCCTGTCCTCCGGCACCATCACCGCCCACTACAACGGCGCACCGTGCTTCGGGGCGTCGACGGGTTCCGTGGTCATCAACGCGACAAGCGTGGCCACCACTCTCACGGCCGCACCCCAGCAGGTCCGGCTGCGGCTCAACGGCACCTTCGTCATCCAGACCATGAACGCGACGCTGAGGAACGCCGCGACCAACGCACCGATCCCCGGCATGACGGTGACCTTCACCGCCAACGCAGTGAGCGGACCGATCCTGATCGGCACGGCCGTCACCAACGCCAGCGGCGTGGCGACCCTCGCCCCGCCCACCGTCACCGTTCCCAGCACCATCGTGACGGCGAGCAGCTACACGGCGTCGTTCGCCGCGGCGGCCTGCTTCGCACGGTCCTCGGTCACGGCGGGCCTGACCTTCGTCCCGATTCCGCCGGTCCCGTAA
- a CDS encoding RNA polymerase sigma factor, producing MTRKPTQATSRIGFEKPALTSSGFEDLYRVEMPQLTRFLIRLGASPYEAADASHEAFAVALEKWVTIREPRAWLRTVAHRCYLRQASRRDTPHDPVPDRPGGTCPIGQIFLHEGNQRVLAALTQLPPLQRHVMAWTQDGFADAEIASALGMNEPAVRKNRSRARLRLQEILVGEVSSSDE from the coding sequence ATGACGAGGAAGCCAACGCAGGCGACTTCACGCATAGGCTTCGAGAAACCCGCGTTAACCTCCAGCGGTTTTGAGGATCTCTACCGTGTCGAGATGCCGCAATTGACGCGATTCCTGATCCGCCTCGGTGCGTCACCATACGAAGCAGCCGATGCCTCGCATGAAGCTTTTGCCGTTGCCCTGGAGAAGTGGGTGACCATTCGGGAACCACGGGCCTGGCTGCGCACGGTCGCACACCGCTGCTACCTGCGTCAGGCGAGCCGAAGAGATACTCCACATGACCCTGTGCCTGATCGCCCCGGCGGCACATGCCCCATCGGACAGATATTCCTACACGAAGGAAATCAGCGGGTCCTCGCCGCATTGACGCAGCTTCCGCCGTTGCAGCGGCACGTTATGGCATGGACGCAGGATGGTTTCGCTGATGCGGAAATCGCATCGGCACTCGGCATGAACGAACCCGCAGTCAGGAAAAATCGAAGCCGCGCACGCCTCCGATTGCAAGAGATCCTCGTTGGAGAGGTGAGCAGCAGCGATGAGTGA
- a CDS encoding DUF309 domain-containing protein — MTEKRRDRDVEGRARNARPRDGLGRPLPYGESGVERQPEGVVRGPDETLREAQRLLDAGMPFHAHEVFEDAWKSGPAEEEALWRGMAQLAVGLTHAARGNLTGGARLLLRGAERISGYGAPYGIDVPGLTSWAGDLAARIEDAPVDAATEAPRLTRPPGGG; from the coding sequence ATGACGGAGAAGCGGCGGGATCGGGACGTCGAAGGGCGGGCGCGGAACGCGCGGCCGAGGGATGGGCTGGGGCGGCCGTTGCCGTACGGGGAGTCCGGGGTCGAGCGTCAGCCCGAGGGGGTGGTGCGGGGGCCCGACGAGACGTTGCGGGAGGCTCAGCGGCTGCTCGACGCGGGGATGCCGTTCCACGCGCACGAGGTGTTCGAGGACGCGTGGAAATCGGGCCCCGCCGAGGAGGAGGCGCTGTGGCGCGGGATGGCGCAGCTCGCGGTGGGGCTGACGCATGCCGCGCGGGGCAATCTGACGGGCGGGGCGCGGCTGCTGCTGCGGGGCGCCGAGCGGATTTCGGGGTACGGGGCGCCGTACGGGATCGATGTCCCCGGGCTGACCTCGTGGGCCGGCGATCTGGCAGCACGGATCGAGGACGCCCCGGTGGACGCCGCCACCGAGGCGCCGCGCCTGACGCGGCCGCCGGGCGGTGGGTGA
- a CDS encoding lamin tail domain-containing protein — protein MSSSRSLIAGVLVAGALVSAAALPASAVDHRAPARSAVVLGKIQYDSPGRDNGSNRSLNGEWVDVTNTGRHAVNLRDWTLSDRDGNRYTFDLRLAGRSTVRVHTGAGRDTRADVYQDSRRYIWSNVSDTATLRNDRDRVIDTKSWGHRR, from the coding sequence ATGTCTTCTTCCCGCAGTCTCATCGCCGGCGTCCTGGTCGCCGGTGCACTGGTGAGCGCCGCGGCGCTGCCGGCCTCGGCCGTGGACCACAGGGCTCCGGCCCGCTCCGCGGTGGTCCTGGGCAAGATCCAGTACGACAGCCCCGGCCGCGACAACGGCAGCAACCGCAGCCTCAACGGAGAGTGGGTCGACGTCACCAACACCGGCCGCCACGCCGTGAACCTGAGGGACTGGACCCTCTCGGACCGTGACGGTAACCGCTACACCTTCGACCTGCGCCTCGCGGGCCGTTCCACCGTCCGGGTCCACACGGGCGCCGGCCGGGACACCCGCGCGGACGTCTACCAGGACAGCCGCCGCTACATCTGGTCCAACGTGTCCGACACCGCGACCCTGCGCAACGACCGCGACCGCGTCATCGACACCAAGTCCTGGGGCCACCGCCGCTGA
- a CDS encoding DUF7196 family protein — protein sequence MGCNCGARAGRRATIYRLVLPNGVMRDYPTRQEAEAARRRGGGTVIVVNQ from the coding sequence ATGGGATGCAACTGCGGTGCACGTGCCGGCCGACGAGCGACCATCTACCGGCTGGTCCTGCCGAACGGCGTCATGCGCGACTACCCCACCCGCCAGGAGGCCGAGGCCGCGCGGCGCCGCGGCGGCGGCACTGTCATCGTCGTCAACCAGTAG
- a CDS encoding LutC/YkgG family protein, translating into MTTDPATDPSAAPGNSSRERILARVRAAVADAPDAPEVTRDYLDTHTPDSAMVDLLAENLADYRAVVHRTDSAGLAELLMRLLAEHGSRTVLVPPGLPPSWLASADPTRIQDREASTAQELDEVDSVVTACAVAIAETGTIVLDGSPDQGRRRISLVPDHHICVVRAPEQVVASVPQAMPRLDPTRPLTWISGPSATSDIELDRVEGVHGPRTLEVVLVED; encoded by the coding sequence ATGACCACCGATCCGGCAACCGACCCATCAGCCGCTCCGGGAAACAGCTCGCGCGAGCGCATCCTGGCCCGGGTCCGCGCGGCCGTAGCCGACGCGCCCGACGCCCCGGAGGTCACCCGCGACTACCTCGACACGCACACCCCCGACTCCGCCATGGTCGACCTGCTGGCCGAGAACCTCGCCGACTACCGCGCCGTCGTCCACCGCACCGACTCCGCCGGGCTCGCGGAACTGCTGATGCGCCTGCTGGCCGAGCACGGCTCCCGTACGGTGCTGGTGCCGCCGGGCCTCCCACCGTCGTGGCTCGCCTCCGCCGATCCGACCCGGATCCAGGACCGGGAGGCGTCCACCGCCCAGGAGTTGGACGAGGTCGACAGCGTCGTCACCGCCTGCGCCGTGGCCATCGCGGAGACCGGCACGATCGTCCTGGACGGCAGCCCCGATCAGGGCCGGCGCCGTATCTCACTCGTACCGGACCACCACATCTGCGTGGTCCGGGCGCCGGAGCAGGTCGTCGCCTCCGTACCGCAGGCGATGCCGCGACTCGACCCGACCCGCCCGCTGACCTGGATCTCGGGCCCTTCGGCCACGAGCGACATCGAGCTGGACCGGGTCGAGGGGGTGCACGGCCCCCGCACCCTGGAGGTCGTCCTGGTCGAGGACTGA